From the Roseibium salinum genome, one window contains:
- a CDS encoding DMT family transporter — protein sequence MPPINEHMRSENTLLALGLAVAGMMAFTPIFAAGKIADGLLPVAVLVWLRFLGGAVTIVSVAAVRRVSLHSRVSSLWKLHLLRAFCGVGGLGSSIYAASVLPLADATAIGLTKGIIAIALAGLILKEVITGRHWTAGALCACGAYLVVQSADAGGTYGDHVVGGIAAALMAAAFMACEALIIRYLAQRESTVTILAYVNVFAAVLLTGPVVWLIAAQGISLQSLIAFAWLGPLAIIGQALNISAYRRAGAATLAPVYYGSVILSAVFGFVFWGEVPAPAAAVGALLIIAGGAVLTLPKPFRRARPA from the coding sequence ATGCCCCCCATCAACGAGCACATGCGTTCGGAAAACACTCTTTTGGCGCTAGGCCTTGCCGTGGCCGGCATGATGGCATTCACGCCGATATTTGCGGCCGGAAAGATTGCCGATGGCCTGTTGCCGGTCGCCGTTCTGGTCTGGCTGCGGTTTCTGGGAGGCGCGGTAACGATCGTCTCGGTTGCGGCGGTCAGACGGGTGTCGCTCCACAGCCGTGTCAGTTCCTTGTGGAAACTGCATTTGCTGCGGGCGTTCTGCGGGGTCGGCGGCCTGGGAAGCTCAATCTATGCCGCGAGCGTCCTGCCGCTTGCGGATGCGACCGCAATCGGTCTCACCAAGGGGATCATAGCAATCGCGCTGGCGGGGCTGATTCTCAAGGAGGTAATCACCGGCCGACATTGGACAGCGGGCGCGCTCTGCGCTTGCGGCGCCTATCTGGTCGTGCAGTCGGCAGATGCCGGCGGCACCTATGGCGACCACGTTGTCGGCGGGATTGCCGCCGCGCTCATGGCGGCTGCTTTCATGGCCTGCGAGGCTCTCATCATACGCTACCTTGCGCAGCGCGAGAGCACTGTCACCATACTTGCCTATGTGAATGTCTTTGCCGCGGTTCTGTTGACGGGTCCGGTTGTGTGGCTGATCGCGGCACAGGGCATTTCCTTGCAATCGCTGATCGCTTTCGCCTGGCTGGGTCCGCTGGCAATCATCGGTCAGGCGCTCAATATCTCGGCCTACCGGCGGGCAGGGGCCGCAACCCTGGCGCCGGTCTATTACGGTTCGGTGATCCTGTCGGCGGTCTTCGGGTTCGTCTTCTGGGGTGAAGTGCCGGCACCCGCCGCGGCCGTTGGCGCACTCCTGATCATTGCCGGCGGCGCCGTATTGACGCTGCCCAAACCCTTCCGAAGGGCCCGGCCGGCCTGA
- a CDS encoding alpha/beta hydrolase gives MRARLDIPAGTLHRISHRSEILGRNRLGDSETREIVVYTPHGHDGSDLPLLVDIVGFTAGGPSHVNWKNFGENVPERLDRLIHDGELPPVVVAFPDCFTRLGGNQYIDSLAMGPWGTWLTTEMLEVVEGRFRCGGKGKRGIFGKSSGGYGAIIHAMKYPDVWSAAACHSGDMAFELCYLPEMPSALRAITKAGSIEAFVKDFEKGPKYPGNSLHDLMTLAMAATYDPDPDPDVFCGIRLPADPETCEIIEERWNAWLEWDPVHIVDRYLDALKTMKGLWIECGDVDQYNLVYGARRLHRKLKAAGVRHVYQEFNDNHSSIDYRLDESLPFLVGKLAE, from the coding sequence ATGCGCGCACGTCTCGATATTCCGGCCGGTACGCTGCACCGGATTTCCCATAGATCAGAGATCCTTGGGCGCAACCGGCTCGGGGACAGCGAAACGCGCGAGATCGTCGTCTATACGCCGCACGGGCATGATGGCAGCGACCTGCCGTTATTGGTGGATATCGTCGGCTTTACCGCCGGCGGACCTTCGCATGTCAACTGGAAGAACTTTGGTGAAAACGTTCCGGAACGCCTCGACCGCCTCATCCACGACGGCGAATTGCCGCCGGTCGTCGTCGCCTTTCCGGATTGTTTCACACGCCTCGGCGGCAACCAGTATATCGACAGCCTCGCCATGGGGCCCTGGGGGACATGGCTGACGACGGAAATGCTCGAAGTCGTCGAGGGCCGGTTCCGGTGTGGCGGGAAAGGCAAGCGCGGCATTTTCGGCAAGTCCTCCGGCGGTTACGGCGCCATCATCCATGCGATGAAATATCCCGACGTCTGGTCGGCAGCGGCCTGCCATTCCGGCGATATGGCTTTCGAGCTCTGCTATCTGCCGGAAATGCCGAGCGCTCTCAGGGCAATCACCAAGGCCGGATCGATCGAAGCCTTTGTCAAGGATTTCGAAAAGGGTCCGAAATATCCCGGCAATTCGCTCCATGACCTCATGACCCTGGCCATGGCGGCGACCTATGACCCTGATCCCGATCCGGACGTCTTTTGCGGCATTCGCCTGCCGGCCGACCCGGAAACCTGCGAGATCATTGAAGAACGCTGGAATGCGTGGCTGGAATGGGATCCGGTCCACATTGTCGATCGCTACCTGGATGCGCTGAAAACCATGAAGGGGCTATGGATCGAATGCGGTGACGTGGACCAGTACAATCTTGTCTACGGCGCCCGCCGGCTGCACCGGAAGCTCAAGGCGGCAGGCGTCAGACATGTCTATCAGGAATTCAACGACAACCACTCCTCGATCGACTATCGCCTGGACGAAAGCCTGCCGTTCCTGGTCGGGAAGCTGGCGGAATAG
- a CDS encoding HesB/IscA family protein — MTETLENRVTVSDRAAKRIAAILSREPAGSMLRVSVEGGGCSGLQYKYDVVGDREDDDLVIEAPGATVLIDSISLQYMGGAEIDFVDDLIGQSFQIVNPNAVAGCGCGTSFTI, encoded by the coding sequence ATGACCGAAACACTTGAAAACCGAGTAACAGTCAGCGACCGCGCTGCCAAGCGGATCGCGGCAATATTGTCCAGGGAACCCGCCGGCAGCATGCTGCGGGTCAGCGTCGAAGGCGGCGGGTGCTCGGGGCTGCAATATAAATATGACGTGGTCGGCGACCGCGAAGACGACGATCTGGTGATCGAAGCGCCGGGCGCAACGGTGCTGATCGATTCCATTTCCCTGCAATATATGGGCGGGGCGGAAATCGATTTCGTTGATGATCTGATCGGCCAGTCCTTCCAGATCGTCAACCCGAACGCAGTGGCAGGCTGTGGCTGCGGAACCAGCTTCACCATCTGA
- a CDS encoding segregation and condensation protein A produces the protein MTELENNRRVAEDGSFDLLSSVPSSEERATSDPQLVVDVEGFEGPLDLLLGLARTQKVDLTRISILELVEQYLRFVAEARRMRLELAADYLVMAAWLAYLKSKLLLPEQKGEDEPTGEELAAALAFRLRRLEAMREASEKLMNLSRQGMHVFHRGAPETMSVQHRSIWDASIYDLLSAYATQRQRQSVTSVRVLRRTVWSLQEARELLIRLVGRISEWAPLNSYLRDYLYDDKDWTTVVASTFSASLEMVREGHVEIKQGEPFSPVYIRSIIREEDHGV, from the coding sequence ATGACGGAGTTGGAGAACAACAGGCGGGTAGCGGAAGACGGGTCGTTCGATCTTCTGAGCTCCGTCCCATCAAGTGAAGAGCGGGCCACCTCGGATCCGCAGCTTGTGGTGGACGTGGAGGGCTTCGAAGGACCGCTGGATCTGCTGCTGGGTCTTGCGCGGACGCAGAAGGTCGATCTGACCCGGATCTCCATCCTCGAACTCGTCGAGCAATATCTCCGGTTCGTTGCCGAAGCCCGGCGCATGCGTCTTGAGCTGGCGGCGGACTATCTGGTGATGGCTGCCTGGCTTGCGTATCTGAAATCCAAGCTGCTGTTGCCCGAGCAAAAAGGCGAGGACGAGCCGACCGGTGAAGAACTCGCCGCGGCACTTGCATTCCGGCTGCGCCGCCTGGAAGCCATGCGCGAAGCCTCGGAAAAGCTGATGAACCTGAGCCGGCAGGGCATGCATGTGTTCCACCGCGGTGCGCCGGAGACCATGTCGGTCCAGCACCGCAGCATCTGGGACGCGTCCATCTACGATCTTCTGTCCGCCTATGCCACGCAGCGCCAGCGCCAGTCCGTAACGTCGGTACGCGTGCTGCGTCGCACCGTCTGGTCGCTGCAGGAAGCGCGGGAACTGCTGATCAGGCTGGTCGGCCGCATCAGCGAATGGGCGCCTCTCAATTCCTATCTGCGCGACTACCTCTATGACGACAAGGACTGGACGACGGTCGTCGCCAGCACCTTTTCCGCGAGCCTGGAAATGGTTCGCGAAGGTCATGTTGAGATAAAGCAGGGCGAACCGTTTTCCCCGGTCTATATCCGCTCGATTATCAGGGAAGAGGATCATGGCGTCTGA
- the xth gene encoding exodeoxyribonuclease III: MKIATWNINGVKARIDTALEWLKEASPDIACLQEIKSIDENFPRQPFEDLGYNVETHGQKGFNGVALLSRLPLEDVERGLPENEGDDQARYIEAGVSTAAGPVRVGCLYLPNGNPLGTEKFSYKLKWMERLIAHAERRLCEETPFVLLGDYNVIPDPIDAKNPENWLDDALYQSESRERFRALTHLGLTEAVRACTEAGDMYTFWDYQAGAWQKNNGIRIDHILMSPQATDRLAGCGIDKHVRSWEKPSDHVPVWVKLAA; the protein is encoded by the coding sequence ATGAAAATCGCTACCTGGAACATCAATGGCGTCAAGGCCCGGATCGACACGGCCCTGGAATGGCTGAAGGAGGCTTCTCCGGACATAGCCTGCCTTCAGGAAATCAAGTCGATCGACGAGAATTTCCCGCGGCAGCCGTTCGAGGACCTTGGCTACAATGTTGAAACCCATGGCCAGAAAGGGTTCAACGGTGTCGCTCTCCTGTCCAGGCTGCCGCTGGAGGATGTAGAGCGTGGTCTCCCGGAAAATGAAGGCGACGATCAGGCCCGCTACATCGAAGCGGGCGTTTCGACCGCGGCCGGGCCGGTCCGCGTCGGCTGCCTCTATCTTCCGAACGGCAATCCGCTCGGGACGGAAAAGTTTTCCTACAAGCTGAAGTGGATGGAGCGGCTGATCGCCCATGCGGAAAGGCGGCTCTGTGAGGAAACGCCGTTTGTGCTGCTAGGCGACTACAATGTCATTCCCGACCCCATCGATGCGAAAAATCCGGAAAACTGGCTGGACGATGCGCTCTACCAGTCGGAAAGCCGCGAGAGGTTCCGCGCCCTCACCCACCTTGGCCTGACAGAAGCCGTGCGCGCCTGCACGGAGGCTGGAGATATGTACACGTTCTGGGACTACCAGGCCGGCGCCTGGCAGAAGAACAACGGCATCCGCATCGACCATATCCTGATGTCACCCCAGGCGACCGACCGGTTGGCCGGTTGCGGCATCGACAAGCATGTCCGCAGTTGGGAGAAACCTTCCGATCACGTTCCGGTCTGGGTGAAGCTGGCGGCATAA
- a CDS encoding SPOR domain-containing protein, giving the protein MRYQTPEAQSRERSVEPEAEAPAATPSDDGVTRLEPSVAMDLEQNLTAELEDELIGAMRQSVHETADDAGYAEENQEVSVPAEHGDVFSSYPQTGHDEHGYGYDAATHRAQDGEPAGEATSIDTAPSRSEYPAPPVEHGVWRASVGAVPQQPRADQTAAPTSAPGRPRPTIDENDFLAALNPGEPDTGADDAADIEDGNLDGIDSLFADLDFPDPANRKPAQASAQPAVRNERVSTPEIDDMTWPAAARSVPQTEEDETPPPPEGYDLDAVARAMQESDPSLSGAGVLPPHPAAERAAIPHAGQRSRRGVFVAAGVLGVAVLGAGAFLLLDGGSVEVPSGPPPVISGLEDPLKVYPEKTAAANTDSQTAKLIYDRVDGSTGPERLVVPESPEPAELPPAPVEANGDAGLVPGSPRQVRTLVVRPDGTIISGGEQPVPATDTSTAAPLTSPGPSTTEEAPRVVPTTPVVTENAPEEPILPESEATPATSAEAPLEAPEPTVTSTPAIVTQQTAEDAAAASEPQVSEPAAPVPSILPRKKPEAPVQIARAPEQTATPAASAQENAPLNLTQPANAPAETAPAGQASSTGSIPSGTNIVQVTSQRTAQAASDAYSGLQRRFPGILGNREAVIVSADLGDRGTFYRARIPTGSRDEAISLCESLKGAGGDCFVRRQP; this is encoded by the coding sequence ATGCGCTATCAGACACCGGAGGCACAGTCCCGCGAGCGGTCTGTTGAACCGGAAGCTGAAGCGCCTGCCGCAACGCCGTCGGATGACGGTGTCACGAGGCTGGAGCCGTCAGTCGCGATGGATCTGGAGCAAAATCTGACTGCGGAGCTCGAGGATGAGCTTATCGGAGCCATGCGCCAGTCCGTGCACGAGACGGCCGACGACGCCGGATACGCGGAAGAGAACCAGGAAGTCAGCGTCCCCGCAGAACACGGCGATGTTTTCAGCAGCTATCCGCAAACCGGCCATGACGAGCACGGTTATGGATATGACGCTGCAACTCACCGGGCGCAGGACGGCGAACCGGCTGGCGAGGCAACTTCAATCGATACGGCTCCGTCCAGGTCCGAATATCCCGCTCCTCCGGTTGAGCATGGCGTTTGGCGCGCCAGTGTCGGCGCTGTTCCTCAGCAGCCGCGAGCCGATCAAACCGCTGCTCCCACATCGGCCCCGGGACGTCCACGTCCGACCATCGATGAAAACGATTTTCTCGCTGCACTGAATCCCGGCGAGCCTGACACAGGAGCGGACGACGCAGCTGACATTGAGGATGGCAATCTGGACGGAATTGATTCGCTTTTTGCCGACCTTGATTTTCCGGATCCGGCAAATCGCAAGCCTGCACAGGCATCCGCGCAGCCAGCGGTTCGGAATGAGCGCGTTTCGACGCCCGAAATCGATGACATGACCTGGCCCGCCGCCGCGCGATCCGTCCCCCAGACGGAAGAGGACGAAACGCCTCCGCCACCGGAAGGCTACGACCTTGATGCGGTTGCACGGGCAATGCAGGAAAGCGATCCGAGCCTCAGCGGCGCAGGCGTCCTTCCGCCGCATCCGGCCGCGGAAAGAGCCGCGATTCCGCACGCAGGCCAAAGATCCCGGCGTGGCGTATTCGTGGCTGCGGGCGTTCTCGGCGTTGCCGTCCTGGGCGCGGGTGCGTTCCTGCTGCTGGATGGCGGCTCGGTTGAGGTCCCAAGCGGTCCTCCGCCGGTGATCAGCGGATTGGAAGATCCATTGAAGGTCTATCCTGAAAAGACTGCGGCCGCGAACACCGACAGCCAGACGGCAAAACTGATCTACGACCGCGTCGACGGCTCCACTGGTCCCGAACGTCTGGTCGTTCCCGAGTCGCCAGAACCTGCGGAACTGCCGCCGGCGCCGGTTGAGGCGAACGGCGATGCGGGTCTCGTTCCGGGCTCGCCCAGACAGGTGAGGACGCTGGTCGTCCGGCCGGATGGAACGATCATTTCCGGAGGCGAGCAGCCGGTTCCCGCGACAGATACATCGACGGCGGCACCGCTGACTTCGCCCGGTCCTTCAACAACAGAGGAAGCACCTCGCGTTGTTCCCACGACCCCGGTCGTCACGGAAAATGCGCCGGAAGAGCCGATCTTGCCAGAGTCAGAAGCTACCCCGGCAACGTCTGCCGAAGCGCCTCTGGAGGCTCCCGAGCCCACCGTGACGTCGACCCCTGCGATCGTGACACAACAAACGGCAGAGGATGCGGCAGCCGCATCGGAGCCTCAGGTGAGCGAGCCGGCGGCGCCGGTTCCATCCATTCTACCGCGAAAGAAGCCGGAAGCTCCGGTCCAGATCGCGCGCGCGCCTGAGCAGACGGCCACGCCGGCAGCATCGGCCCAGGAAAACGCGCCCCTCAACCTGACCCAACCAGCCAATGCCCCCGCCGAGACGGCCCCTGCCGGCCAGGCAAGTTCCACGGGCAGCATTCCGTCCGGCACGAATATTGTTCAGGTTACCTCCCAACGGACCGCGCAAGCCGCAAGCGACGCCTATTCCGGTCTTCAGCGCCGGTTCCCGGGCATCCTCGGAAACCGCGAGGCCGTGATCGTCTCCGCCGACTTGGGCGACCGGGGCACGTTCTACCGTGCGCGCATCCCGACGGGATCACGTGATGAAGCGATCTCTCTGTGCGAAAGCCTGAAAGGGGCGGGCGGCGACTGTTTTGTCCGCAGGCAGCCCTGA
- the nagZ gene encoding beta-N-acetylhexosaminidase — translation MTKAFVSGCSGPTLTSDEIAFFRNESPWGLILFARNIEAPEQVRELTAAFRRAVGRENAPVLVDQEGGRVQRLKPPHWPVYPAPKLYGDLFDQDADKALRAAWLGARLIASDLREVGITVDCLPCLDIRFPDTVDAIGDRAFSSDPEVVAKLGQAMVDGAVAGGVLPVIKHIPGHGRARVDSHLELPRVDADKSSLESVDFRPFKALSHVSLGMTAHIVYADIDAETAGTQSNRVIENIIRGEIGFDGCLMSDDISMKALGGSFEERSRKIIEAGCDIVLHCNGDIGEMRDVAKAVPELQGDARRRCENAMSGLQTPAPGFGRKDARDEFQALIGWQGV, via the coding sequence ATGACGAAAGCCTTTGTTTCCGGATGCTCCGGCCCGACACTCACTTCCGATGAAATCGCGTTTTTTCGGAATGAATCCCCCTGGGGATTGATCCTGTTCGCAAGGAACATCGAGGCGCCGGAACAGGTGAGGGAACTGACGGCTGCGTTCCGAAGGGCTGTAGGCCGTGAAAATGCACCGGTCCTGGTGGATCAGGAAGGCGGCCGCGTCCAGCGGCTCAAGCCGCCGCACTGGCCCGTTTATCCGGCGCCGAAGCTCTATGGTGACCTTTTTGACCAGGACGCGGACAAGGCGTTGCGGGCGGCGTGGCTCGGTGCCCGTCTGATCGCAAGCGATCTGCGGGAGGTCGGCATAACAGTAGATTGTCTGCCGTGCCTCGACATCCGTTTTCCCGACACCGTTGATGCCATCGGCGACCGGGCGTTTTCCTCTGATCCGGAGGTGGTCGCCAAGCTGGGTCAGGCCATGGTCGATGGGGCGGTCGCGGGCGGCGTGCTGCCGGTGATAAAACACATTCCCGGCCACGGCAGGGCCCGTGTCGACAGCCATTTGGAGCTCCCAAGGGTGGACGCGGACAAATCTTCTTTGGAAAGCGTGGATTTCCGGCCGTTCAAGGCCCTTTCCCACGTGTCATTGGGTATGACGGCCCATATTGTATACGCTGACATCGATGCAGAAACTGCGGGAACGCAGAGCAATAGGGTGATAGAGAACATCATCCGAGGCGAGATCGGATTTGACGGGTGCCTGATGAGCGACGATATCTCGATGAAAGCGCTTGGCGGCAGTTTCGAGGAACGCTCGCGGAAGATCATCGAGGCCGGCTGCGATATCGTCCTGCACTGTAACGGCGATATCGGTGAAATGCGCGACGTTGCAAAGGCTGTGCCGGAGCTTCAGGGTGACGCAAGGCGGCGCTGCGAAAACGCCATGAGTGGACTGCAAACTCCGGCGCCGGGGTTTGGACGCAAAGACGCCCGGGACGAGTTTCAAGCCTTGATCGGCTGGCAGGGCGTTTAA
- a CDS encoding LysR family transcriptional regulator, with protein sequence MNWDDLKLIDAAARHRSLSGAAKALNLSQPQLSRRLKGFEERIGARLFDRTPTGLKPTEAGARLIPLAAEMRQKADAAARVLPDLAGASLKVVRVAVDEVRARVLTDRFADLTAKLRGVELEIISSHLHANHQTRGIELQIRNCLPETDTLIARKVGDLAYGVYASKDYLRSRPEILTQDTFQAHDWLGFAPDDLWYPSHVQWMEDRNIARPRMRTNTMTTLMNMTAAGAGLALLPCFMADMHPDLVGITGPLPELTNPEHIIVHRDLRREPAVRRAIEAIAGVYRDMSRLLNGRERPGNVIAAE encoded by the coding sequence ATGAACTGGGATGATCTCAAACTCATCGATGCAGCGGCGCGCCACAGATCCTTGTCCGGCGCGGCCAAGGCGCTGAACCTCAGCCAGCCGCAATTGAGCCGGCGCCTGAAAGGCTTTGAGGAGCGCATCGGTGCGCGGCTCTTCGACCGGACACCGACCGGCCTGAAACCAACGGAAGCCGGCGCCAGGCTTATCCCCCTGGCGGCGGAAATGCGCCAGAAGGCCGACGCAGCCGCCAGGGTTCTTCCCGATCTTGCCGGAGCTTCGCTGAAGGTCGTGCGGGTTGCCGTCGATGAAGTGCGCGCCAGAGTGCTCACGGACCGGTTTGCCGATCTGACGGCCAAGCTGCGGGGCGTTGAGCTGGAGATCATTTCCAGCCATCTGCACGCAAATCACCAGACCCGCGGCATCGAGCTGCAGATCCGCAACTGCCTGCCGGAAACCGACACGCTGATTGCCCGCAAGGTCGGAGATCTTGCGTATGGCGTCTATGCATCGAAGGACTATCTGAGAAGCCGCCCTGAAATACTGACGCAGGATACATTCCAAGCCCATGACTGGCTGGGTTTCGCGCCCGACGATCTCTGGTATCCGTCGCACGTCCAATGGATGGAAGACAGGAACATCGCCCGGCCCAGGATGCGCACCAACACCATGACAACGCTGATGAACATGACCGCTGCCGGTGCAGGACTCGCGTTGCTTCCGTGCTTCATGGCGGATATGCATCCGGATCTCGTCGGCATCACGGGGCCGTTGCCGGAACTCACCAATCCGGAACATATCATCGTCCACAGAGACCTGCGGCGGGAGCCGGCTGTGCGCAGGGCAATTGAAGCGATCGCTGGCGTCTACAGGGATATGTCACGCCTCTTGAACGGCCGCGAGCGTCCGGGCAACGTCATTGCCGCAGAATGA
- a CDS encoding deoxyguanosinetriphosphate triphosphohydrolase, with the protein MRPDIGFGAQSRAVYAENPLESRGRLFPEPESPTRTPFQRDRDRIIHSSAFRRLKHKTQVFVYHEGDHFRTRLTHTIEVSQIARSLARALRLDEDLAECLALSHDLGHTPFGHEGEDVLHECMAPFDGFDHNAQSLRVVTHLEQRYAEFDGLNLAWETLEGLVKHNGPLVGPDGAPLGKFKGSRLPFAIREYAQRQDLLLDTWPSAEAQAAAIADDIAYDAHDLDDGLRAGLFAIDDMRDVPFLADILADVDNRYPGLEESRRIHEIVRRSITHMVEDVIRQAVRNLTDTNPQSAQDVRMAGRCLVEFSSAMAAAEKEVKRFLFARVYRHEDVLAVRRVVARVVRELFEKLRAEPGMMPDPWNAGLETLSDNDVARRVCDYIAGMTDRYAIEEHRRLFDDTPDLG; encoded by the coding sequence ATGAGGCCGGATATCGGGTTTGGAGCCCAATCGCGTGCCGTTTATGCCGAAAACCCCCTTGAATCCCGGGGGCGCCTTTTTCCCGAACCGGAAAGTCCGACGCGAACGCCTTTCCAGAGGGATCGGGACCGGATCATCCACTCCTCGGCATTCCGCCGGCTGAAGCACAAGACCCAGGTCTTCGTCTATCACGAGGGCGATCATTTCCGCACCCGGTTGACCCACACGATCGAGGTTTCCCAGATTGCGCGCTCGCTTGCGCGCGCGCTGCGCCTTGACGAGGATCTCGCCGAATGCCTGGCGCTATCCCACGATCTCGGGCACACGCCGTTCGGACATGAAGGCGAGGATGTGCTGCACGAATGCATGGCTCCTTTCGATGGCTTCGACCACAACGCCCAGTCGCTGCGCGTCGTCACCCATCTCGAACAGCGCTATGCGGAATTCGACGGCCTCAATCTTGCCTGGGAAACGCTTGAGGGACTGGTGAAGCACAATGGACCGCTGGTCGGGCCGGACGGCGCACCTCTCGGTAAATTCAAGGGCAGCCGGTTGCCGTTTGCCATCAGGGAATATGCGCAACGGCAGGATTTGCTGCTGGATACGTGGCCAAGCGCGGAAGCCCAGGCCGCAGCCATTGCAGATGACATTGCCTACGACGCGCACGATCTGGATGACGGTCTCAGGGCCGGGCTGTTCGCGATCGACGATATGCGCGACGTACCGTTCCTGGCCGACATTCTGGCAGACGTCGATAACCGCTATCCCGGGCTGGAAGAAAGCCGGCGCATCCATGAGATCGTCCGCCGGTCGATCACGCACATGGTGGAAGACGTGATTCGCCAGGCGGTCCGCAACCTCACCGACACAAACCCGCAAAGCGCGCAGGATGTGCGGATGGCAGGACGATGCCTGGTGGAGTTCTCGTCGGCGATGGCGGCGGCGGAAAAGGAAGTGAAGCGATTCCTGTTCGCCCGGGTCTATCGGCACGAGGATGTGCTGGCGGTGCGCCGGGTGGTCGCGCGCGTCGTCAGGGAGCTGTTTGAAAAGCTCCGCGCAGAGCCCGGCATGATGCCGGACCCCTGGAACGCCGGACTTGAGACCTTGAGCGACAATGACGTCGCAAGACGTGTCTGCGATTATATCGCGGGAATGACGGACCGGTATGCGATTGAAGAGCATCGCAGATTGTTTGACGACACTCCGGATTTGGGGTAG
- a CDS encoding tetratricopeptide repeat protein produces MRQGLGKAATVLGVLLMVTAAAPSAAFDGKPVSGNPIGLPNLSPTEALRAGARQYYAGDKTAAISSLRYAAENGQSMAAWKLGEMYSKGDGVKEDDLKAFEYYSQIVREHGEDRPDAPDAPFVASAFVALGSYYLTGIEGAVDKDEGRARQIFTHAASYFGDADAQYELGRMYQGSNTRMAVRWFNLASLKGHVGAQARLGETLYTLGTSDKKKARGLMWMTVAQDQAVGSDAGWIRDLHEQYFALSSEPIRQTARSLADAWLQKNRPDMQTAQQLTTSQ; encoded by the coding sequence ATGCGTCAAGGTCTTGGCAAGGCTGCAACGGTGCTTGGTGTTTTGCTGATGGTTACCGCAGCGGCCCCATCAGCGGCGTTCGACGGCAAGCCGGTTTCAGGCAACCCGATCGGGCTGCCGAACCTTTCCCCGACCGAGGCCCTCAGAGCCGGAGCACGTCAGTATTACGCGGGCGACAAGACAGCAGCGATCAGTTCTCTGAGATACGCTGCCGAAAACGGTCAATCGATGGCCGCCTGGAAACTTGGCGAGATGTATTCCAAGGGCGACGGCGTCAAGGAAGACGATCTCAAGGCGTTCGAGTATTACAGCCAGATCGTGCGCGAACACGGCGAAGACCGGCCGGATGCACCGGATGCGCCGTTTGTCGCCAGCGCATTTGTTGCGCTTGGCTCCTACTACCTTACCGGTATCGAAGGGGCGGTTGACAAGGACGAAGGACGGGCGCGCCAGATCTTTACGCACGCAGCCTCTTATTTCGGCGACGCGGACGCCCAGTACGAACTTGGCCGGATGTATCAGGGCAGCAATACGAGAATGGCTGTCCGCTGGTTCAATCTTGCCTCGCTGAAGGGGCATGTGGGCGCGCAGGCACGGTTGGGCGAGACCCTTTACACGCTTGGAACGTCTGACAAGAAGAAGGCCCGTGGCCTGATGTGGATGACAGTGGCGCAGGATCAGGCGGTTGGCTCGGATGCCGGCTGGATCCGCGACTTGCACGAACAGTATTTCGCGCTGTCGTCCGAACCGATCAGGCAGACGGCCCGTTCGCTGGCCGACGCCTGGCTCCAGAAAAACCGGCCGGACATGCAGACCGCACAACAGTTGACGACCTCCCAGTAG